GCTACAtgactttgttagctttagcctaaCTTACATAGCTTATAATCTACTTAGCtgatgtagctttgttagctttagatttagccaTGTCGCTATGGTATCTACGTTGTTAATGTATTTTGTTAGCCTTAGATTTAGTtagtagctatgttatctataaGCTAACTTGGCTTTGTTGGCTTTAGATTTAGCCACATAGTTATGTTATCTACTCAGCAAACATAGTTGTGTTAGCTTTAGGaatagctacgttagcttcaTATCTGTGGTTAGTTACAGATCTATTCTACATAGGAAAtgttgctttgttagcttaagatTTGgttatgttagctatgttgGTTCATTAATTacaaagctttgttagctttagatgtagctatgtagccacATTATCTAcattgctttgttagctttagatttagctacatattAACAGCTGCTCCATTTTTTAACACTGGGAGCTGGAGATTCATCTGAACGTAGTTTTAGACCTGCAGGCATTTCAGGCCTTGTTTTTAACTCTATGTACCTTGCAATAAAATGTCAGTTAAGACCGTTCTCATGAATGTGGCCTATAATAAGTGTTATGAGTAGTCTTTGACTGAAAATGGCAGTTCAAGTTTTTGTGGTGTGAGACCATTGTCGGCTGTTTATATCTCCTGAAGTATCTCTTTGCATGAACTTTTCCAGGTTTTTATAAATGCTTCTGTTTCTGCACTGTGCTGTTTCTGAAACCCCAAAACCTTACAGATATCAGACTTTTTCTACGTTTTTTACTCAAACGTTCCCTGCAGGTTGTAACCGTTTATGAACCTCCTGCACTGTAAATACTGACGTGGTTATGATGAGATGCCAAATGTTTCTTTGACTGTGCTGTTTCtcactttatttattatttattgacCTGCTCTTCTTATTATGataatgattatgatgatgTTCACATGTAGATAGTTTCATGTTAGTTCATCCTTGAGTATCGAGGATCCAGACCAGGATTTCCTGCATgacaagaagaggaaaaaaattatCAGCCGAGTATCAGAGATAAACTCCTGGATGCATTCCTGTGgttttttgtacctttttttaaaatacaaatgagATGCtcaaaaaatgtcatgattgAGCACAAAGCTGTGGAGAATGTAACTCTGACATGTTTACTGGTTTAAAGGGAATGTTTCGATGCCTTTTCACTAATTAAACTTTTCTACCTTTGACCTTCATCTCTGCTCCTTAGAAACATGGTGAATATCTTGAAGTCACCAATTGTGCACTTCCGTTTTTGGCTGGTTATCTCCTGTTTCAGTCATTTGGtccatttaaaagaaaaaaactaggGCTCTAAACAGCCATTGAACTTTTCCGAGGCCACATCTGTTTAGTTTTATCAGCTGATTTATATTTAGGAAGGACCTTTAGAACCCCAAACCAGACTTTGCATAGGTTTGGGTTCATTTTGTCGGAATAAATGATCCCAGAATGAGGCCCAAAAATCTTAAGTTTTGCCATTATTGccaccaaaaatacaaaatagccAACTTCCTGTTGATTTGGGGATATAGGTCCAAAAGGCTTTTTGTAGGTCCTATCATCATATGTATCATCACCAAATTTTGTAACCCTAGGTTTAATGTCCTGCTGGggctacatttttttcacattacatTGAGAGGCATGAGCACTACAAATTTCATACTTCAAGAAACTGTAATGTTGATTCGCGGATATGAGACCAAGAGACTTTTTGTAGGTCCTATCATCACATGTTAACCAAATTTCATATCCCTAAGTTGAATGTGCTGATGAGGCTTAATTTCCTAAATATTATACTGGGCAATATTGAGCTACTTAGCTAAGGCCACTGAAAAAACTCGTATGAAAATTCTAATTTATCCACCTGGTTTACATCTTTCAAAAGTCATGACAGTACAAGAGTTTAAAGCACCTCAAAAGACTACTTtctgtttcatggtgaacatGGCAttgccattttctttttatatctCATTGAGGGCACAAGAACTACAAATTTGAAATTCCAAGTAAATGTAATGTTGACTAAGGGGGTCCAAGAGAATTTTTGTGGGTCCCATCACCATACAAGTCAACCAAATTTCATAACCCTTGGATGAATGGGCTGCTGGGGCTGAACTAACTGTTATGTTGTATGTCATAGGGGACAACACTGAGCTCTTTAGCTATGCTCACTGAATAACCCACTACTAAAGAGTTTAAATCACCTTAACCAAAATTCACAACAATACAGGTATTTTAAGCACTtaaaaaaactacttcctgtttcacagTAAACACTGCAttgccattttcttttttatacatCTCATTGAGCCACATAAGATAAACAAACTTCATAGTTCCAAGATAATTAAATGTTGATTTGacgatatgggtccaagagACTTTGTAGCTCCTATCATCATAAGTCTACCAAATTTCATAGCCCTAGGGTGAATGGGCTGCTGGGGCTCAATTTCTTATATTTTATAGGGGCAATGCTGAGCTATTCAGCCATGGCCACTAAAAAAAACCCATATAAAATTCTTCTTTGCAGTTTACATCTACCAAAATCAATGATAGTACAAGTGTTTGAAGCACTTCAAaagactacttcctgtttcatggcaaacagcACTTTTCCATGTTCTTTTTGTAGATCTCATTGTGCTGCACAAGCTCAACAAATTTCATACTTCCACATAAAATTACCTGCATGGGGAATTTCAAGGGGAAGGACACTGAACCATATCACAAACATCTTCTGAGAAACCACCACATTTTCAATTGTCATGGTGCTAAAAGGACCATTCCCTGAGCCTTTAAGGGGCCCAGCCATGACTTTGGTCAGGCCTGCAGCCCCATACTAAAATTTGTGCAAGAAGTCAGGGTTCGCTGATGCTGCAGAAAACATTCACCACAAGTGAGCTGCCTGGTTTGGTGACATTCACATCACACAAACGATGTGGGGTGAACCCTGCACGCAAAGACACAAAGACTTTGTTGGATGAAATTTATTTGATCTCTCACTACCTTTACATCCTCATGTTCTTCTGTTTTATAATTGAATGACTCATCTCCTTggtaacacatttacatttacacatatacagtatatacttCTAAATAGTCTGATGATGACCCCCCATAGTCTTCCTGCTGTTCAATGACTCCTCCTTCTCCtcggctcctcctcctccatgacCTCCCCTTCCTCTTCACTCCGTCTCTCCTCTCTTGAGGTCTCCTGttcctctctctgcttctttttgGGCCCCTTGTCTTCTGCAGCCTGTAGCTCTCTGGGTCCAGCCTCGAGGCGGAACAGCGTAGGGACCTGACCCAGGATGGGGTTAGTCTGCTGGAGTCCAGAGATCCACTGGTTCAGGGTGGACTGGTCGCCCTGACCACTCATACACATGGCGTAGACTGGACCCTCGTCcactataaaaataaaacacaacaattaTAAAAAGTTTAACACTCCTGAGTCTGGGGACTTTTTTTTGGGGAcccttttaacttttgatacaTGGAAATGCTAAAAATTGCATGCTGTACcgtaccaaactgaaccagaccactCAGTGGAAATGACTTAACTATTTTTAACCTCAGAACAACTCCCTCAGAGCAGACCTACTGCATGAATCATGAGACATGCTGCCCAGGTCAATGGGTCAAGTTTCTTAAACTGAGAAGTCTTTTATAAAGTAAACCgcaattttctttaaattaatgtttttcgacataatgagggagaaaagctgttcaaaagtGGAGCTGTATTACACAGTAATACGGTGCAGGGATGCTAACACCAGTAGCActggtgttagcatcctggctaacagttccctcatttttgAGCTGAAAAGAGTATCAAACTGTTACTGGGTTCTGAAGTTGGGATTATTTATTcgtgctacttttttttttaaagattttatttttggcctttttgcgataggacagtggatagagttggaaacagggaagagaacggggagagacatgcaggaaatggtgccacgggccggattcgaacccgggtatGTGAACCCATGTATATgacatgcgccttaaccactcgactaccggcgcgccttatttgtgctactttttaacacctttctcacccatttttgccactttgtaccagttttgctgcttcttcccctttttttcctcttgttgccacttttaactcatttttgttgccGTTTATCCATTATGCCACTTCTCTCTActaatttaaacccattttcggcctttttgccacttttaactttttttttttgggccaatttttgccacctctctCTACAACTCTAAGTGGATTTGCCACTACTCTCTGCTACTTTAACCCCATTTCCTAATTGTTTAGTCCAGtttgcccatccacattgttaacaatAAAAAGCTAATTCTGTTCTAAGAAAAGAggttgacatttttgaaaaagctTTATTATACTACCATATTAATATTTTgcttttgctttgataagagtggttattattgaggttaaatattaaacattgttatcacagattaactttacaatggaccatgattttgcggACCTCAGTGAGCTGCCAGTTTGGCTCAGCCCCTgagagctctcccctttatctcccttGCAGATAGCACTGATGTAAAGAACAAACTTAGTGCTGGATACTGTTGGTTCATCCATCATATCCACGTCCCTCCTTCTGTGTCATGCCCTGTCCCTTCAGATCCCCATCTCTGACAATTTCTGTAAATTTCAGGATAGCATAAAAACAATGTGGAACCAGGAAACAGGCTTTATAGATTTCTTACATTCCTCCACATCAAAGTCCTCCAGATCCCCGTAGTCTCGGTCCAGGTCTAAGTCCAGCTGCAGAGGATAGTCAAAACACCTCTCTGGATCATAGGGCTCCTCTACCTGCAGGGGGCAGGGCAAAAAACACACCTGTATGAGATCTGAGCTGAGGGAGGAGCTGTTGGATCATTTATGTGGGCTTATAAACAGTTTCAGGGCAATACttcatcaaaaataataaactgatttaaaggTAGAAAGAGTTCACCAGAAAAGAATAGATCTAACCATCTTTGAACGATTCTGCcacaatcaaaacaacaacaaaaggacaCAGTTGATGAAAGCCATAAACCAGTGTGTGGACGGCAGGGGTGGAtagttttttaatctcagatttatCTTAATCACATAACATCCTGTCTAATATTCCTATTAACGACATTATTAATGATTTATAACAAGAGTTTCCTCACCTTCTCCTCTGCTGGTACGGGGTCAGCTCTCAGGATGTAGTAGTAAACGCATTTCTTCCTCAACCACAGAGGGAACGGACCCTCCACAAACACCGCTCTGTCTGGGTTGTGTTTGGACAGAAGCTCCTTCTGAGCTGGACTCTGGATCCCTGGAGTCGACACGGGGGAAAGGAGGGTCAGAAAGACtaaaatctttataaaaaaacaacaaaaataaaaggctCTCATACCGACTATGTGAGGCTGTGTGATCTCCTCTCCGCTCTCTGTGATGTCTGTACACGGCAACTACAGGGACAAAGAAAGTAAGCAAATGTTAGTCTGTATTCCTATGGGGTTTTgctaaactttgatatgattctagACAAAAAATCCAACCATATCagtacaacaacaacaaaaatagaggtCCTGGAGACCCAGTATtgggtcttttttttaattttattttatcatttccaTGACATAAAATGTTAACAACATTATCAACAATGGGCAAGGAACAAAGAAAGAGGGGCGTGACAAGGCAAAGGAGTTTTGGATGgaatatttcctttttcttccactttaaaagtaaaagtaagtgaaaaagtcttaaaatgtttgTCCATAATGcttttcatttctatttttgtattttaaaaataactcagttgtgttttttattcatcaaaCACTGCAGGAAAACTCTTGCATGGTCTAAATTGTGCAAATAGGTTGCAATGATTCAGTAGGGAAAGattcaaattcatttatttatggaaATATTCCTCTCCTATGAACCTGTCTTCTGAAGTAGATTCAGATTTTATGTCTCCACACCTGTGATAGCTGAGGATGGAGGTATTTGTTTTTGGGTCATCCATCTGCCTGTTCGTCTGGGCCATCCTTGTAAACATTATATTTGAAGAATATTCTGTAGGTTTTCCTCTGTTTCACAAATGTCCACCATGACACAAAGAtaaactgatcagattttagaggttaaaggtcaagctcaatgggcATTATTGTCTGCCTTTGTCTACAACAGTTATACAAATCATGCTAAGACAAAAACCAACCCAGCCTATGACCTCCCAAATCTGCTTAGTTCAGCCTGGAGTCAGAGTTTATAGTTGTGCAGGCAATGGAGAAAATCCagtgttctttaaaaatcacttaagaaataaaaataatacaaaaaaaatgcctCTTGCCCTGGTTATTACCACTgctgagacagaaaaatatcTGCAAACTGGGTAAGATAACTTAACTTTGTTGGATCTTCCACGTGTATGCATTGTGTCCATGTGTCTGGATCATTCTCAAATATGCTAGATGTCAGCGAcactttgaaggatttttgtcaacttaattTTAAATTGATAAATCTTTTTATTGTCCAGGTCTAACAGAGACAAATAAAAATCTCTCCAAACTTCCTACCTGGGTAATAAAGTGTTATTACTAGtcttttcctgattttttaaagttgttcAGCAGATCTTAAATAACTCACCTGGTACACAGTGATTTCAGCGTCCCAGTCATTGGCGATGCGGTTCAGACTGAAGCGAGCCAGGTCCACAGGGTCTTCAGGCAGTTCATGGGGGACTGGGAAAGGGTTTACGTTTTTAAATCTGGGGAACCAGTACATGATCCTCTGGTACTTCCTCACAGGGTGACTCTTCTCTCCAAAGATCTGAATCAGCAGCACTTTAGTCTCCACATTGGGTAAGACtcctgaaacacaaacattcaaaaAGGACTGAAACTAAGCTCAGTGGATTCCAGAACTTTCCAGGATATTCAGGACCAGTCTGGACCCCGCTAACTGACACCCACCATAGTTCTCCATCTGCTCCAGAAGCTGGACTCCACACTCCTGCTGCCGGGGGTAGTGGTTGAACATCCTCTGGATGAAGTTTCGGGGTACGAACACTTCTTTAGGGAAAACGTCCAGCAGCTTGTTGTAAATGGCGAGGTCACGCT
This genomic stretch from Cheilinus undulatus linkage group 22, ASM1832078v1, whole genome shotgun sequence harbors:
- the ecsit gene encoding evolutionarily conserved signaling intermediate in Toll pathway, mitochondrial; its protein translation is MKCARCLLQLQTLRQGGRSVRAAAQYCAGLQSASSSQTSVLHNSQQQVLRRFHGSPVREKTPPVEFFKVEEKKKDHSLVTRDGLFEQIPEDAKSKATFNKVVDIFIKNDIRRRGHVEFIYAALRQMPEFGVQRDLAIYNKLLDVFPKEVFVPRNFIQRMFNHYPRQQECGVQLLEQMENYGVLPNVETKVLLIQIFGEKSHPVRKYQRIMYWFPRFKNVNPFPVPHELPEDPVDLARFSLNRIANDWDAEITVYQLPCTDITESGEEITQPHIVGIQSPAQKELLSKHNPDRAVFVEGPFPLWLRKKCVYYYILRADPVPAEEKVEEPYDPERCFDYPLQLDLDLDRDYGDLEDFDVEELDEGPVYAMCMSGQGDQSTLNQWISGLQQTNPILGQVPTLFRLEAGPRELQAAEDKGPKKKQREEQETSREERRSEEEGEVMEEEEPRRRRSH